The Calditrichota bacterium genomic sequence TCGCAGGCGATACCGCTGCCCGATGCCATGGGCGGGGTGACGATTGTGATGGCTGATCCGTTTGACGACGAGTCGTTCGACCTCCTGGCGGCGGTAACGACCGGCGACGTCCGGCGGGCGGTCGGGCCGGCAGCGCGCATTCAATACGCGCTCGAATTACTGCCTGAGCCGGAGGAGCGGCAGTTGATCTCGGAGACTGCGTCGCATGACGCCTCCGGCGTGGCGACGGTCTATGCCTTGCTGGTCGAGGCTTACCGGACTGGCGCGCGTCGCATCCTGATCCGTCCTTCAGGCGATGGCGCTGAAGCCGCCTTCCGGCTCGAGCGCGGCTGGGTCATCCGCAAGGCCTGGTCGAAGGAGCAATTCCTGCCGATCTGGACGCGATTCCGGGTAATGGCTGGCTTGTCGGTTGAAATGAACGGGACACGTGAGAGCGCAGTGCTCAATGCCCGTATCGAGTCCGTCCGGGTCCGGATTGAGTTCGCTTTCCTAAGGGAAAACAGTGCCGAGAGTCTGGCGCTCGACCTCTATCCTTATCAGCCCGCAAGGACTTTGGTAGAATTTCAAGCCTTGACCGTATCGCATCGCAAGGCATTGGAGGGGCTCTTTCGCCCCCGCCGACAGACTGGAATAGTGATCGTCAATGCATTCGATGAGTTTCAGCGCCAACGGATGCTCTACGCGATAGTGAGCCTCCTGGCGCCGCGCAAACTCGATATGCTCGCAATCGAGCCACGGGTCCGTTTTGAGCATCAACTGGTCCGGCGTCTCGAAGCCGGACCGGAGGGTGAGAGTCTGGAATGGTTTCTAAAGCAGCCGTTTGACACCGGTATTGTGCCAACGGCATCGGTTACGTCGGCGCGGCGGCTCTTCGAAACCGCCGGTGACCGGTTGATCCTGCTCGGGCTTGATTTTCTGCAAACCCATCTGGCACTGGAGGCGCTGCGTGAGTCGGTCGGGAGCGGTGCGCTGCTGGCCGACCGGCTGCGTGTCATCTGGACGGGCCGCCGCGTGGCGCTCGCCTGCGGAACCTGCGGGGGCACGATCTCGCCGCGACGCGGACAGGCGGTCTCAGGCCTTTGCGAAGGATGCAATGGCTACGGAACGGACCGTTACGACGACCTCTTCGAGATCCTCGTGGTGGACGACAACTGCCGAAAGATGTTTGCCGGAAACAGCTTATCCACCATTGAGGAGGATTCTGTTAAGCCGATCCTGACCGGCGCTTCGATCCGGTCGCTGCTTGAGGCCGGCATATCCGCAGGGCGTATATTCGATCCAGGAGAGGCAAAGACTGTCAGGAAAAGTCATTAGGCAACGAGACACCACTTTCATTGATGGATAAAGCACACTTGCCGGGTGAGATCACTTCGCCGGCATCGCCACTGGTTGGCATCCTCGACTTCGCCTGCGAGTTGGGGGCTTCGGACATTCACCTCTGCGCCGGAGCACCGCTAATGATTAGGCTGCACGGCGATCTGGTGAAGATGAGCGACTACGCCGATGGACTCGGGGAAGACTTCACGCCGGCCGATATCGAAACACTGCTCGCGGGGATCATGTCGAGCGATTTGCAACGGCACTTCAGCACCTCGTCGGAACTTGACTTTTCGATCAATCTGACGGCCGGCGACCGCTGCCGGGCCAACCTCTTCCGCAATATCTTCGGCGCATCGGCGGTCTTTCGGATCGTTCCCTCGAAAATCCCCGAACTTGAGAAGTTAGGCGTCCCGGCGGTGATGCAGCAGGTGGTCATGCGGTCGAAAGGGCTGGTGCTCGTAACCGGCCCGACCGGATCGGGAAAGTCAACGACACTTGCGGCGCTGATCGACTTCATCAACCGCAAGACGCCGAAGCACATCATCACTATCGAAGACCCGGTGGAGTTCGTCCATCCCCCCAAGCAGTCGCTCATCAACCAGCGCGAGATCGGCAAGAGTGCGTCGAACTTTATGGAGGCGCTGCGCGGAGCGCTGAGGGAAGACCCCGATGTGATTCTGATCGGCGAGATGCGCGACCTCGACACAATACAGATGGCGATCACTGCAGCGGAGACCGGCCACCTCGTCTTCGGAACGCTCCACACAATGTCGGCAGCCAAAACGGTCGATCGGGTGATCGGCGAGTTCCCGGCCGACCGGCAAAATCAGGTTCGGATGCAACTCGCGGAATCACTATCGGCGGTCATATCGCAAATTCTCCTCCCACGCGGCGACCAGCCGGGCCGGGTGGCGGCCTTCGAGGTGCTTATCTCGACGCCGGCGGTGCACAACCTGATCCGCGAAAACAAGACCTATCAGATCAGCACCGTGATCCAGACCGGAACGCACCTCGGCATGATCGGAATGGACCAGTCGCTAATGTTGTTGGTGAATGCCGGGCTGGTGGCGCCAGCCGAAGCGCGAAAGTATGCCGGAGAGCCGAAGATGTTTCCCGACCGGGCGCCTCGGGCAAAAACGCATACTAATGTTAATGCTAATGCCGATGACAACATGCGGGCTGGCGCAGATGCAAGCGACTAATGATCGATGTCCAATGCAAGACCTTTCCCATCATTCCAGGTGGCCAGCGCGTTCCAAAATCCCAAATCCAAAATCCAATATCCAAGATTATTGTGCCGTCGGGTGTCCTCACCCGATGGTCTGTGTCAGGTGAAGACACCTGACACCACAACTAGTCATTGTGCCGTCGGGT encodes the following:
- a CDS encoding type IV pilus twitching motility protein PilT, with the translated sequence MDKAHLPGEITSPASPLVGILDFACELGASDIHLCAGAPLMIRLHGDLVKMSDYADGLGEDFTPADIETLLAGIMSSDLQRHFSTSSELDFSINLTAGDRCRANLFRNIFGASAVFRIVPSKIPELEKLGVPAVMQQVVMRSKGLVLVTGPTGSGKSTTLAALIDFINRKTPKHIITIEDPVEFVHPPKQSLINQREIGKSASNFMEALRGALREDPDVILIGEMRDLDTIQMAITAAETGHLVFGTLHTMSAAKTVDRVIGEFPADRQNQVRMQLAESLSAVISQILLPRGDQPGRVAAFEVLISTPAVHNLIRENKTYQISTVIQTGTHLGMIGMDQSLMLLVNAGLVAPAEARKYAGEPKMFPDRAPRAKTHTNVNANADDNMRAGADASD